The Maribacter aquivivus DNA window TGAAAACTTCCATTGACGCAGGTAAAGTAGTGGCACTTGATCATATAGATAAATTTATTGATGGTGCAGCGGTCAAAAAAGTAGGTAGTTTGACCTACGACATCTGTAATTATTATTTAGATAATATGATTACGGTTGATGAGGGCAAAGCGTGCCAAACTATTTTAGATCTCTACAATAGAGATGCTATTGTGGTAGAACCTGCTGGTGCTTTATCTATTGCGGCTTTAGATGATTATAAAGAAGAAATTGCCGGCAAAAATGTAGTATGTATTATTGGTGGTAGTAATAATGACATTACTAGAACTGCCGAAATTAAAGAGCGTGCACTGCTTTATGGTAAACTTAAGCATTACTTTATTATTCGTTTTCCGCAGCGACCTGGTGCTCTAAAAGAGTTTGTAGTAGATATTTTAGGTCCAACGGACGATATTACCCATTTTGAGTATTCAAAGAAATCTAGTAGGGAAAATGCGCCGGCTGTGGTAGGTATAGAATTAAAGAATCCAGAGGACTTGAAACCCTTGATAGAGCGTATGAAATCTAACAATTTCTATGGAGAATATATAAATGATAAACCAGACTTGTTTGAGTATTTGGTTTAAACTACTTTTAATACATCAGATTCAATTTCTAGTCTTTTTTAAGATTAAGTCCTTATAAAATTATCAATCATAGTACAAATAAAAATAAGAAATGAGCGATATTAAAATTCCTGAAGAATTTAAAATAACATCAACAATAGACCAAAAACATTATTTGGTCAACGGAGAATTAAAAGAATGGAAAGGAGATACTACAGAGGTGTATTCTACAATTTCATCAACAAAAGAATACAAGCCTACATTGTTAGGTAGTATACCAGATTTACAAGAAGCAGCCGCTTTAGATGCATTAAATGGTGCTTTAAAGGCATATGATAAAGGAAAAGGGGTTTGGCCAACCATGCACGTTAAGGACCGTATTGAGTGTATGGAGGTTTTCGTTAAAAAGATGAAAACTAAGCGTGACGAGGTTGTAAAATTATTGATGTGGGAAATAGGTAAATCATTACCAGATTCACAAAAAGAATTTGACCGTACGGTTGAGTATATTGAAGATACTATTGAAGATTATAAACAATTGGATCGTGATGCAGCTAAATTTACAAAGAACGATGGTGTTTATGCGCATATTAAAAGAGGACCATTAGGTGTTGTTTTATGTTTAGGCCCTTATAACTATCCGTTGAATGAAACTTTTGCATTGTTGATTCCTGCAATTATCATGGGTAACACAACCATATTTAAACCTGCAAAACATGGTGTTTTATTAATTACTCCGCTTTTAGAAGCTTTTCAGTCAAGTTTTCCTAAAGGGGTAGTAAATGTACTTTTTGGTCGTGGTAGAACTGTTGCCGCACCAATTATGCAAACAGGTAAAGTAGATGTACTTGCTTTAATTGGTAACAGCAAATCTGCAAATGCCTTACAAGAGCAACACCCTAAAAGTAATAGATTACGTTTGGTATTAGGTTTAGAAGCCAAAAACCCTGCAATTATTTTACCAGATGCTGATTTAGATTTAACTATAAATGAATGTTTGGCTGGTACCTTGTCTTTTAATGGCCAACGTTGTACAGCATTGAAAGTGGTTTATGTTCATGAAGAAATTAGGTCCAAATTCAATGAAAGCTTCGCTAAGAAAGTCGATGAATTAAAATTTGGGAATCCGTGGGAAGATGGGGTGAAATTAACTCCATTACCTGAACCTGCTAAGCCAGATTATATTCAAGAATTAATTGATGATGCGGTTTCAAAAGGAGCTAAAATATTGAATAAAAAAGGAGGAAAGCGTTACGATAACTATATATGGCCAGCTGTTCTTTACCCTGTTACTAAAGACATGCGTGTGTACCAAGAAGAACAATTTGGACCCATTATACCCATCGTACCTTTCACGGATATCGAAGAGCCATTAGATGATATGGCAGAAAGCAATTATGGTCAACAAGTAAGTTTGTTCGGTAAAGATGTATATGCACTTTCTCCGTTAATAGATACTTTGGTGAATTTGGTATGTCGTGTGAATTTAAATAGTTCATGCCAAAGGGGTCCAGATGTCTATCCGTTTACTGGTAGAAAAGATTCTGCACAAGCAACTTTAAGTGTTCATGATGCGTTACGTTCATTCTCTATTAGAACTTTTGTAGCGTTCAAAGACAATGAATTGAATACTGAAATCATTGAGAATTTATTAGAAGCCAAACTTTCTAATTTTGTGAGTACAGATTATATATTATAAAGGTCCATAGTTAAGACTATAAAAAACCTCTCCTATTAATTAGGGGAGGTTTCTTTTTTACAATTGATACTGATTTCATTAGCTCTTTCTAAACCTGAGTATGGATAGTAAGGTATTGTTTGTTCTTCTGCTTTAAACAATACAATTGCATGCTCAATATCTTCGCAATACGGTGCTGTAGATTTTCCAAAGAATTTTGCTGTTCCCATATCCCATTCGGTTTTACTAAGTAGTACTCTTGGGTTGTTAGGTGCTATAGCTTGTGCTTTTTGATAGATGGCTATATTCTCACCAGACAATGTCATACCGTATTTTGCACCGTCAAAAGCCATGTATGCAGTGTTTAGTAGGGCATAGGCAATCATTATTTCTGGGTTGTTTTCAGATACTGAGGAAGAGGTGTCTAAAAAGCCTTTTGCTCTAGTTAGCTTTGATGTCAATAAAGCTTCGTCTTTTAAACCAAAACTACTTACAATTTCTATTAGTCCGGCATAATAAGACGGTAACCAATTATCGGTTTCTGCAGATGCTATTCTTTCAAACAGTTGTACGGCTTCTATATTCTTTTGTTGCTCCCATAATGCAAATGCTTCATTCATCCCTTTTTCATAAGATGTTTGGGCACTTAAGCTATATGTGAAAATTAGTGTGGCAATTAATAGTACTGATTTCATGATGTATAGTTTTTTAATGTTATTTATTGTTGTTCAAATATCTTTCTATTGTTATTTTTTCAATAAAATAGATGACTGAGTTGTTGGTTCTTTGTAGTGAATTGTAATTTCTAAAGGTTATCAAGTTGATTGTCATCTTTGTTGTCGCTTATCGTCCAAAAGAAACCAATGAAAAAGAAGCGGTCTGCTGCAGGCGTAATTGTTCTTCTATCGAACACTCCATCTGTATTGGTTTGGTTTGCGTATTGATATCCGTTCACATTTTTGGTTCCTAATACGTTACTTACAGATAGATATAATATTTTCTGCGGACTTATTAAATAAGCATAGTTGGCATTTAATGAATTGAAACTTTTTGCTTGTTCCGTTAAGAATCCTCCTTTGTTTGGGTCGGTATAGTTGCGCCCAGATGCATAATTATAACTTAAACCTACTTGACTTTTCCAATCTTCAATCCATCGCTTTACAACTAAAGATGCATTGTGTTTTGATGCAAAATCCGGAGTCGCAGATGTTGGATAATTTTGATAGTCCCTTTCAGTATCCAAGTAAGAGTAAGACATCCAATACTCCGTATTTTTTATTGATTTATTATCTCTCCAGAATATATCCAATCCTTTAGCAAATCCACTTCCATTACTAGAGTAGGTAGATGTTGGCAGCGCAAACGGAGTATCATACTTTACTAAGTCTCCATAATTTTTGTAATATGCTTCGGCCCTGAATATCTGTTTGTTTTTTACATATTGATAGTTCATAATATAATGGGTTGTGTTTTCGGCTGTAAAATCAGAATTATACTTTAAGTAATCGTTCTTCGGATTTTGAAAAAACTCCCCGTATGCCAATGAGAATTGGGAGTTTGCACCAGCCTTGTAGGCTAATGAAAGTCTTGGTGATAGATTAAATTCCTGTAGTAGCTCAGAATATTCACCTCTTATACCAATCTTGGTAGCTAGTTTTTTAGAGAAGAAAATATCAGTCTCAACAAAACTGCTGAAGAGATTATTGTCAAACTCATAGTCGTTTTCAAAGCTAGTATCTTGATAGTTTTCTGTAAAGTTTGTTACGAAATATTCTGCTCCAAAGTTGAGTTTGTAGCGACTAGAAAAGAATTTTTTAAATGCAATTTTTAGATGTGCCGAGTTTTCAATATCTGTAATGTCAGCATCGCTATACTTTATTTCAGAACGGTCATTGGCAAAACTAACACCTGTAGCTATGCTCCAGTCTTTTTCTAAGAAATCTTGGTAAGATGAGTTGATGTAAAGATTTCTATTCTTTAACCCGAAACGTATACCATCTGCCACATTGATATCTTCTTGTGTTAAATCGAAATTTACGGAACTATATGCACCATAGACTTTTAGTAAACCGTCGTTATTGAATTTATACCTATAGACGGCTTCACCACCTACAGATTCTATAGGCTTATGCCATTCATTATTATCAGGATACAGTTTTTGATATGGTGCTAAATTAATGTAAGATGTATTTAAACTAAGCGAGCTTTTTTTCCATTTTTGAGTATTACCTAACCCAAGCCCAACGGTCATTATAGAAATTTCAGTTTTCTCTTCTTGTGGTTCACTTATACTATTTAAAAGTAGAACACTTGATAATGCTTGCCCGTATTCAGCTGAGTAACCTCCGGTTGAAAAAGTTATCCCTTTAAATAAGAAAGGAGACAATCTACCTCTTGACGGAATATTGTTGGCAGAAGGGGAGTAGGGTGTAAATACACGCATGCCATCTACGAAAATTTGTGTTTCTTCTGCATCACCACCTCTAACGAATAATCTGCCATCTTCAGCAACGTTAGAAGTGCCTGGTAAGGTTTGCAGTGCGCCTACAAAATCACCAAGAGCACCTGCTGTTGTTACAATGTCCAAAGGTTTAAGAGCGGTAACTTTTGCATTGTCACCTGCATTGAAAGTTCCTGCGTTTACGGTTACGGCATCCAAGGTATTTACATCATCTTTTAATTTGATGGTGACATTCTTGAAATTGGTAATATCGGATGATTTTGAATACGTTTCAAAGGAAATAGAAGACACTATTAATGTCTGTTGACCTTGTTCTTTGGTTTCAAATGAGAATAGTCCATCCTCACTGGTTGCCGTACCGTCATAAGTGCCTTCTAAATATACACTTGCACCCATAATTGGTAAACCTTTAGAGTCGGTTACTTTACCAGATACTGTTGATTGCGAGAATAAATTAATAGAGAAAAATGTAATTAATAAGAATAATAGCGTCTTCATTGTTGATTTTATTTTTGATTGATATCACAAATATGAATCGTAAATGAAAGTTTAAATAAATTGGTTTTCCCAATTGTTGAATTGTTATCCTGAATTGCGAAAATTAGCGATTAGGAGATATTTTAGAAGGTTAATTATTAACATAAATATGGTAATTAATGCGTGTTTTAACCGGTATTATGGTTTTAACTTTGCCTTTTTAAAATTGATTGAGAACCTATAGTGTATATGTTGAACTTAAAATTTATAAGTTATGGATACTATAAAATCAAATAAGAAAGCACTATTTGCCTTGGCAATTGGTGGTTTTGGAATAGGACTTACCGAGTTTGTTATCATGGGAATTTTGACCGAAGTTTCTGGGTCATTGGGTATAACCATTCCTCAGGCAGGTCACTTTATTGCAGCATATGCGTTGGGTGTAGTAGTGGGGGCTCCATTACTAACAGGATTAGGCTCTAAGCTTACACCTAAAAAAATGTTATTCCTTTTAATGATATGGTTTACGGTATTTAATACTTTATCTGGACTAGCAACGGGCTATACGAGCTTGTTGTTCATGAGATTTTTATCTGGGATACCTCACGGTGCCTTTTTTGGTATTGGTGCTGTTGTTGCTACAAAATTGGCTAAAAAAGGAAAAGGGGCTCAAGCGATTTCAATAATGTTTTCAGGTCTAACGGTAGCCAATGTTATTGGAGTACCTATTGGCACCTATTTAGGTCAACAGTTTAGCTGGAGTGTTTCTTTTTACTTGGTAGGTTTTGTGGGTTTATTAGCTTTAGGAAGCATTTACCTTTGGATGCCAAAAATTGAAGTTGATGAGACCGAAGAGAAAGTAAGTGTTTCTCAAGGATTGAAAAATACAGAGCTTTGGGCTTTAATTGCTTTGACCACAATCGGTACTGGTGGATTTTTTGCGTGGTACAGTTATGTAGCTCCGTTAATTACAGATGTTGCCGGGTTGCCAAACCATTTTGTTGGCTATGCTATGATGTTGGCTGGTTTAGGTATGGTAGTAGGTAACTTTTTAGGTGCGAAGATGGCAGAATTGTTTTCTCCTTTGAAAGCGGTAATCATTAGTTTATCTGTTATGTGCGGTATTCTATTACTTAATATGGTGATAGCATCCAATCCGTATTTATTAATGTTATTGACCTTTGTGATAGGAGCTATATCCTTTACCGTTGCAACCCCCATTCAAATGGCCATAATCAATACATCTAAAGGTTCCGAAATGTTGGGTTCTTCTATGAATCAAAGTGCCTTTAATATGGGTAATGCTTCTGGCGCTTATTTGGCCGGATTGCCAATTGCATTTGGCTACGGTATTATTTACTCTAGTTTAATAGGAGCAATGCTTGCTTTTTCTGGTGTTGCCATAGCAGTATCTATTTTAATTGTTAGAAAGAGAAAAGAAATAAAATATAGAAAAATGGCGATGAGCTGTTAGTCTGTAATTTTTCAATAAATCAGAAAGGAACTTATATTATAAGTTCCTTTTTTTTATGCTCAATAAAAAATGTTTACTGATAGTTTTTATTTTTTCTTATTTCTTTAGAATCAAGTGGTTTCGATGTTAAAATTTATAATTTATGCAGTTCATCGGTAATTTTATCCATTTTGTCACGTTGTAATAGAACCAAAACTTACAATGCTGTGTTACGTACCAAACTATTTCTTGGAGCCATAATAATGGTTCTACTACTATTTGTTCTTACGGCTTCTTCATTTAAGCCAGAACATTCTAAAGCAATCATTGCAAATCCTAATCCTGTTAAAACTCTTGCAGAGAAAAGGCAGATTAAACTCTATAACATTCGTCAAAAAGCATTGAACGATGCCTTGACCGATTATTTTAATAAAGCTATAGCCTCTGGTGATATTGTTGGAGCTGGAGTAAGTATTGTTAGTGGAGATTCTGTTATTCTTTCTGATGGATATGGTAAAAGAAGTTTCAATGGTAAAGAAACTGTTGACGCTGAAACCTTATTTAGATTAGGTTCTATCTCAAAAGGATTCACGGGAATATTAGCTGCCAACTTAGAGAGCGAAGGTAAATTACACTTTAATGATAAAGTGGCTGATTATTTACCAAACTTTCATTTTGGAAATCAACAGAATACACAAAAAATAGAAGTTGCCCATTTACTTTCTCATACTACAGGTACTCCGTATCACAGTTATACGGATTTAGTAGAGGCTGGTTACACCATGTCATCTATTAGTGGAAAATTCGATAAAATAAATCCAATTGCAGAACCTGGTTCTCAATATAGTTATCAAAACGCTATGTTTTCTGTAGCACAAGAAGTGATGCTAAAAGCCACAGGAAAGGATATTCAGACCTTATTGACAGATAAATTCTTTGCTCCGTTAGGTATGAATTCCGTTTCAATGGATCATAAAACATTGATGAACAATGAGAATATAGCTTTGCCTCATATTAGAAGAGGGCATAGTTTTAGAACTGTTTTGCCTAGAGATAATTATTATAATGCAATTGCGGCTGGTGGTATTAATGCTAATTCTATAGATATGGCAAAGTGGATGCGTTTCTTATTAGGGCATAATCCTGATGTGATGTCTAAAGATGCCATGGCGCAAGTATTCAAACCTTTTGTAGAATTAAAGGGACATCTCAAATATTATCAAAAATGGCCGGGACATGTGAAATCTGGTTACGGATTCGGTTGGAGGATACACACCATAAAAGAGAATGAAAAGGCAGCGGAAGAAACAATCTGGCATCATGGTGGTAGTGTAAACAACTACAGAAATGAGATAGCACTTTTTCCAGATTCTGATTTAGGTATTTGCGTATTGATCAACGGACCGTCAAAATTGGTTAAAACCGTAATTCCAGATTTACGTGCAATCGTTAAAAGTATTTATGAACAAGAAATTGCAATAGCTACAAGCATTTAAGTGAACTGTAACTATCAGATATAAAAAATCCCTTTAATCATCGATTAAAGGGATTTTCTTTTTTAAGTATATTTCTTAAATGTTGCTGGCTAACCAATCACCAACTTCACTTGTTTTATAACTTTTACCTCCATCGGCAAGATCTTCGGTAACGTAACCTTCAGCTAAAGATTTGTTTACAACACGTCTAATTTCTTCAGCTTCTTCTGTCATATTCATGTCTTCAAAAAGCATAGCTGCAGAAAGTACGGTAGCTAATGGGTTTGCGATGTCTTTACCTGCTGCTTGTGGGTAAGAACCGTGTATTGGCTCATATAAAGAAACTTTACTACCTACTGAAGAAGAAGGCATTAGTCCCATAGAACCTGCAATTACAGAAGCCTCGTCGGTTAAAATATCTCCGAACAAGTTAGCTGTAATAATTACATCATATCCTTTAGGCCATTGAATTAGACGCATTGCAACGGCATCTATAAACTCATATGAAACCTCTACTTCTGGATAATCTTTTTCCATTGCTTGTACGGTCTCTCTCCAAAGTCTAGATGATTCTAAAACGTTGGCTTTATCAACACAACATAATTTTTTAGAACGCTTCATAGCGAAATCAAAACCTTTTTTAGCTAATCTTTCGATTTCAAAACGTTGGTAGGTCATAGTGTCAAAAGCAGTGTTGCCATCATCTTTTCTTCCACGCTCACCAAAATAGATACCACCAGTTAATTCTCTTAAGATAATTAAATCGGTACCTTCAATACGTTCTCTTTTTAAAGGAGATTTATCGATAAGTGAAGGGAATGTAAATGTTGGTCTTACGTTGGCAAACAAACCTAATTTTTGTCTCATTTTCAATAATCCCTGCTCTGGACGAACTTTTGCAGATGGATCATTATCAAAACGCGGATGACCTATAGCACCGAAAAGAACTGCATCGGCATTTGCACAAATTTCATGTGTTTCATCTGGGTAAGGCTCACCAACAGCATCAATTGCAGCGGCACCAGTTAAAGCTGGTTTCCAAGTAATATGATGTTCGTACTTTTTAGCAATTGCATCACATACTTTTACTGCTTGATCAATTACTTCTGGACCGATACCATCACCGGCTAATAAGGCAATATTTAATTTCATGGGTTAATCGCTTTACGCTCTGCGCTATTCGCAACACGCAATACGTTAATTGTATTACGTTTAAGCTGTTTATATTTTATTTATTAAATTATTTAAACTTCTTCTTACTTTGTTGACTTTATCATGAATTATTAAAAACTCTTCTTTTTGAATATACTTTAGATCTTTTGCTAAAATCGTAAAATATTCTAATTCACTTGCTGATCCTTGAGAAATGATTAAAAAACGTTTAAATTCTGCGTCAGATTCCCTTCCGCATCCTTCAGCTATATTCGCTGATATAGATGATGAAGCTCTTCTCATTTGACTCGTTAAACCAAAATTTTCATTATTTGGAAAGCTTCTAGTCAATTTATAAATCTCTAATGTAACTTCATGTCCTAATTCCCAAACATTATATTTTTTATAATCTCTCATTTATTGCGTTTTGAGCAAAGCGTCGAGCGCAATGCACTTAGCGTTAAGCGTTCCGCGTCTAAATAATATTCAACATTTTCTCAGTCGCTTTAATGGCACTTACCGTTTGGTCAGAATCTAGACCTCTTGATGTAAATTCTTTTCCTTCCAGTTCCCAAGTAATGACTGTTTCGCATAATGCATCAGATGTACTACCTGGTGGTATTCTTACTGCGTAATCGGTCAATTTTGGTAATGGAATATTCTTTGCCATGTACACTTTTTTAAGAGCGTTCATAAAAGCATCATACTGCCCGTCTCCTTGCGAATGTGCCTCAATAACTTTTCCATCTATTTCTACAGATAGGGTAGTGGAAGGCATTAATCCCATTGCATGAGTAAGTACGTACGATTTTATAAATACTTTTTGCTTATAATCTGCAGTATCTAAAACATCAGAAATAATAAAAGGAAGGTCATCTTTTGTAACGCGTTCTTTTTTATCTCCTAGTTCAATAATACGTGCAGTAACTTTTTTTAGCTCTTCATTGTTTAATGTTAAGCCCAGCTCTTGCAAGTTTTTTTGAATATTTGCTTTACCTGACATTTTACCCAATGCATACTTACGTTTTCTTCCAAAACGTTCAGGCATTAGGTCACTGAAGTATAAGTTGTTTTTACTGTCTCCATCGGCATGTATACCGGCAGTTTGTGTAAATACATTATCACCAACAATTGGTTTGTTTGCTGGTATGGTAAAACCTGTAAAGGCAGATACCAACTTACTTACTTTATATAAAGAGGTTTCGTTTACATTAATCTCTACTTCTGGTAGAAAATCGTTGATAACAGCTACGGCACTTGCCATTGGTGCGTTACCAGCTCTTTCGCCCATTCCGTTTACGGTAAGGTGTAAACCATGGCAGCCAGCTTTTACAGCTTCCATAATATTGGCTACGCCTAGGTCGTAATCATTATGTCCGTGAAAATCGAAATGTAAATTTGGATATTTTTGTACTATTTCAGACAAATACGCATATGTTTCGGTGTGCGTTAAAATGCCTAATGTATCTGGTAATAATATTCTTTTTACATTCTGAGTGGATAGAAAATCTAGAAAGTCAAAAACATATTCTTTTGAATTTCGCATTCCATTACTCCAATCCTCTAAATAAATATTATTGATAATACCTTTTTCAGTGGCTTGTTTAAAAATCTCGGAAATTTCAGAAAAATGTTGCTCGGGAGTTTTCTTTAACTGATACTTTAAATGGTTCATTGAACCTTTGGTCAGCAAATTTTGAGAAATGGCTCCAGATTTTTGCATCCAATCTAATGAAATACCACCATCTACAAAAGTTAGTACTTCTACACGTTCTAAATAACCCTTTTCACCAGCCCATTCGGTAATCTTCTGAACAGCTTCTAGCTCTCCATCAGAAACGCGAGCAGATGCAATTTCAATTCGGTCTACTTTCAGTTCTTCTAAAAGTAATTTTGCCAAGGTCAGTTTTTCCGATGCAGAAAAGGATACGCCCGAAGTTTGTTCACCATCCCTTAGGGTGGTATCCATTATTTCTAACTTTCTTTTTTTCATGTGTTCTAAATGCCATTTTTCAAATCGAAAAATGGCATTGGGTTAGTTAACGTAAATGCTTTGTACTGTCCTGATATTATAAAGGAGTATTCTCTGCGAACGTCTCAATATCTTTTTTGATGTTCAATAAATAATCGATATCATCAAATCCGTTAAGCATGTTGTTCTTCTTATAGTCATTAATATCAAAAGACTCACTTTCGCCTGTTGATAGTAAAGTAATTTTTTGTTCAGGTAGACTAATTTCTAATTCTGTAGAAGGGTCAGCTTCGGTAGCATCAAAAATTTTCTGTAAAAACTCTGCACTTACTTGTACTGGTAATACACCAATGTTAAGACAGTTACCTCTAAAGATGTCTGCAAAGAAACTTGAAACTACACATCTAAATCCGTAATCATAAACTGCCCAGGCAGCATGTTCACGAGATGATCCCGAACCAAAATTCTTACCACCTACTAAAATTTTTCCGCTGAATTTATCTTGGTTCAAAACAAAATCTTCTTTTAAAGTATTGTCTTGGTTGTAACGCCAATCCCTGAAAAGATTGTCACCAAAACCAACACGCTCAGTTGCCTTTAAAAATCGTGCAGGTATAATTTGATCTGTATCTACGTTTTCTATAGGTAAAGGAACCGCAGTTGAAGTTAATATGTCGAATTTATCGTATGCCATTTTTTATAGCTTTTTGCTTATGGATGTTAACCATTAGCTTGTATTATTATAATTGTTGTTTTGCTAAAAGTCAAAGGCTAATAGCGAAAGGTAAACTTGTTACACAAGTTCTACCATTAATTCTCTTGGATCGGTTACTTTACCAGTTACAGCAGCTGCAGCAGCAACTAACGGACTAGCTAATAACGTTCTTGAACCAGGACCTTGTCTTCCTTCAAAATTTCTGTTTGATGTACTTACGGCTAATTTACCGGCAGGAACTTTATCATCATTCATTGCTAAACAAGCAGAACAACCAGGCTCACGAAGTTCAAAACCAGATTCGGTTAAAATATCAAGTATACCTTCTTCTTTTATTGCCGCTTCAACTTTATGTGATCCAGGAACCAACCATGCAGTAACATTAGCAGCTTTCTTTCTGCCTTTTACGATAGAGGCAAAGGCTCTAAAATCTTCTATACGACCATTCGTGCAGCTACCAAGAAAAACAAAATCAATTGGCTTGCCCATCATACTATCACCTTCATTGAAATCCATATACTTCAATGATTTTTGATAGGTAGTAGCCCCACCTTGAACGTCATTTGCCATTGGAATATCATTTGAAATTCCCATACCCATACCTGGGTTAGTACCATATGTAATCATTGGTTCAATAAGTGAACCATCAAAAGTTAATTCTTTATCGAAAATGGCATCTTCATCAGTGTATAAAGTTTCCCAATATGCCATTGCTTTGTCCCAATCTGCACCTTTAGGCGTGAACTCACGATCTTTTACATATTCAAATGTTTTCTCGTCAGGAGCTATCATACCACCACGGGCACCCATTTCTATACTTAGATTACAAACGGTCATACGACCTTCCATACTCATGTCTCTGAAAATCTCACCGGCATATTCTACAAAATATCCAGTTGCACCAGAAGTAGTTAATTGAGAAATGATAAATAAAGCAACATCTTTAGGTGTAACCCCTCTGCTCATTTTACCATTGATATTAATACGCATTCTCTTAGGCTTAGGCTGCATAATACATTGTGTAGCCAAAACCATTTCAACTTCAGAAGTACCAATACCAAAAGCAATTGCTCCAAAAGCACCGTGTGTAGAAGTATGTGAATCTCCACATACAATAGTAGCACCTGGTTGGGTAATACCATATTCAGGACCTACAACGTGTACAATACCGTTTTTTGCATGACCTAATCCCCAATAAGAAATACCATATTCATTAGCATTCTCTTCTAACATTCTCAATTGGTTTGCAGAAAGTGGGTCAGCAACTGGTAGATGTTGGTTTATAGTTGGTGTATTATGGTCAGCTGTTGCAAATGTTTTCTCTGGGTGCATTACAGGAATATTTCTATTCTTAATACCTAGAAAAGCAACAGGACTTGTTACTTCGTGTACCATGTGTCTGTCAATAAACAGTACATCTGGACCATCTTGTATTTTATGTACTACGTGGGAATCCCACACTTTGTCAAATAATGTTTTAGTTGCGCTCATATTCTTTCTAATGTAAGTACAACAAATCTATTAAAAACAAGGGTCTCGTGGAAATTAACACACTTACAAATTACGATGTTCAACGGTAAAGTTGTGATATTTTGACGGACTCATAATACCGTTTAGAATGTTAAGTTATCTTTTTATCTAAAGTTTTTTTGATGTGTTTCATAAATCTTTTTTTAGTGCTAAATTTCTGACATGAAAAAACTGACCGTACTAGCATTAGCTATTTTGTTTATTTCTTGTGATAAGGATAGCGCTGAAGATTTTGAAAATAATTCTTCTAGTTCTGATTCAGGTTATAGAATTATTGGAAGATATTATGATTTAAATATAAACGGAGGAACAGAAAGCCAAGAATTATATGAATATGAGAATTATGATAATGACTATGACCCAGATAGCTACTCTAATTTAATTTCTGAAACTGGCATAGATATTTTAGAC harbors:
- a CDS encoding NADP-dependent glyceraldehyde-3-phosphate dehydrogenase: MSDIKIPEEFKITSTIDQKHYLVNGELKEWKGDTTEVYSTISSTKEYKPTLLGSIPDLQEAAALDALNGALKAYDKGKGVWPTMHVKDRIECMEVFVKKMKTKRDEVVKLLMWEIGKSLPDSQKEFDRTVEYIEDTIEDYKQLDRDAAKFTKNDGVYAHIKRGPLGVVLCLGPYNYPLNETFALLIPAIIMGNTTIFKPAKHGVLLITPLLEAFQSSFPKGVVNVLFGRGRTVAAPIMQTGKVDVLALIGNSKSANALQEQHPKSNRLRLVLGLEAKNPAIILPDADLDLTINECLAGTLSFNGQRCTALKVVYVHEEIRSKFNESFAKKVDELKFGNPWEDGVKLTPLPEPAKPDYIQELIDDAVSKGAKILNKKGGKRYDNYIWPAVLYPVTKDMRVYQEEQFGPIIPIVPFTDIEEPLDDMAESNYGQQVSLFGKDVYALSPLIDTLVNLVCRVNLNSSCQRGPDVYPFTGRKDSAQATLSVHDALRSFSIRTFVAFKDNELNTEIIENLLEAKLSNFVSTDYIL
- a CDS encoding TonB-dependent receptor yields the protein MKTLLFLLITFFSINLFSQSTVSGKVTDSKGLPIMGASVYLEGTYDGTATSEDGLFSFETKEQGQQTLIVSSISFETYSKSSDITNFKNVTIKLKDDVNTLDAVTVNAGTFNAGDNAKVTALKPLDIVTTAGALGDFVGALQTLPGTSNVAEDGRLFVRGGDAEETQIFVDGMRVFTPYSPSANNIPSRGRLSPFLFKGITFSTGGYSAEYGQALSSVLLLNSISEPQEEKTEISIMTVGLGLGNTQKWKKSSLSLNTSYINLAPYQKLYPDNNEWHKPIESVGGEAVYRYKFNNDGLLKVYGAYSSVNFDLTQEDINVADGIRFGLKNRNLYINSSYQDFLEKDWSIATGVSFANDRSEIKYSDADITDIENSAHLKIAFKKFFSSRYKLNFGAEYFVTNFTENYQDTSFENDYEFDNNLFSSFVETDIFFSKKLATKIGIRGEYSELLQEFNLSPRLSLAYKAGANSQFSLAYGEFFQNPKNDYLKYNSDFTAENTTHYIMNYQYVKNKQIFRAEAYYKNYGDLVKYDTPFALPTSTYSSNGSGFAKGLDIFWRDNKSIKNTEYWMSYSYLDTERDYQNYPTSATPDFASKHNASLVVKRWIEDWKSQVGLSYNYASGRNYTDPNKGGFLTEQAKSFNSLNANYAYLISPQKILYLSVSNVLGTKNVNGYQYANQTNTDGVFDRRTITPAADRFFFIGFFWTISDNKDDNQLDNL
- a CDS encoding MFS transporter, yielding MDTIKSNKKALFALAIGGFGIGLTEFVIMGILTEVSGSLGITIPQAGHFIAAYALGVVVGAPLLTGLGSKLTPKKMLFLLMIWFTVFNTLSGLATGYTSLLFMRFLSGIPHGAFFGIGAVVATKLAKKGKGAQAISIMFSGLTVANVIGVPIGTYLGQQFSWSVSFYLVGFVGLLALGSIYLWMPKIEVDETEEKVSVSQGLKNTELWALIALTTIGTGGFFAWYSYVAPLITDVAGLPNHFVGYAMMLAGLGMVVGNFLGAKMAELFSPLKAVIISLSVMCGILLLNMVIASNPYLLMLLTFVIGAISFTVATPIQMAIINTSKGSEMLGSSMNQSAFNMGNASGAYLAGLPIAFGYGIIYSSLIGAMLAFSGVAIAVSILIVRKRKEIKYRKMAMSC
- a CDS encoding serine hydrolase domain-containing protein — translated: MLRTKLFLGAIIMVLLLFVLTASSFKPEHSKAIIANPNPVKTLAEKRQIKLYNIRQKALNDALTDYFNKAIASGDIVGAGVSIVSGDSVILSDGYGKRSFNGKETVDAETLFRLGSISKGFTGILAANLESEGKLHFNDKVADYLPNFHFGNQQNTQKIEVAHLLSHTTGTPYHSYTDLVEAGYTMSSISGKFDKINPIAEPGSQYSYQNAMFSVAQEVMLKATGKDIQTLLTDKFFAPLGMNSVSMDHKTLMNNENIALPHIRRGHSFRTVLPRDNYYNAIAAGGINANSIDMAKWMRFLLGHNPDVMSKDAMAQVFKPFVELKGHLKYYQKWPGHVKSGYGFGWRIHTIKENEKAAEETIWHHGGSVNNYRNEIALFPDSDLGICVLINGPSKLVKTVIPDLRAIVKSIYEQEIAIATSI